A DNA window from Naumovozyma dairenensis CBS 421 chromosome 7, complete genome contains the following coding sequences:
- the RRP46 gene encoding exosome non-catalytic core subunit RRP46 (similar to Saccharomyces cerevisiae RRP46 (YGR095C); ancestral locus Anc_3.434): MSFQAETGILTQVDGSSQIQSQKTKIFCSVTGPIEPKARQELPTQLALEIIVRPSLGVPNTREKLIEDKLRAVFTPLITRYLYPRQLCQITLQILSSGESEQEFTQREVANSINATLLALIDAGIALNSMCAAISLAISSDDKLIMDPNDEQLKAAKSVHVLALELVESSTVVKNVLLLDSYGDFNEKQLFDILEQGEISLLKLGKEIRSIVESKIINSNLIIQK, encoded by the coding sequence ATGTCCTTCCAAGCAGAAACAGGTATCTTAACGCAAGTAGACGGCTCATCTCAAATTCAATCTCAAAAGACCAAAATATTCTGCTCTGTAACAGGTCCAATAGAACCTAAAGCTCGTCAAGAGTTACCCACACAATTAGCATTAGAGATAATAGTCCGTCCGTCATTAGGTGTCCCCAAtacaagagaaaaattaatcGAAGATAAATTACGTGCTGTGTTCACTCCATTAATAACAAGATATTTATATCCTCGCCAATTATGTCAAATCACTTTACAAATATTGAGTTCGGGGGAATCAGAACAAGAATTTACTCAAAGAGAAGTGGCTAATTCTATTAATGCTACGCTTCTGGCTTTGATTGATGCTGGAATCGCTTTGAATTCAATGTGTGCAGCGATCTCGTTGGCTATATCTTCTGATGATAAGTTGATTATGGATCCTAATGATGAACAATTGAAAGCCGCAAAATCTGTTCATGTTTTGGCATTAGAGTTAGTGGAAAGCTCTACCGTCGTTAAAAACGTCTTATTATTGGATAGTTATGGtgattttaatgaaaaacaatTGTTCGACATATTGGAACAAGGTGAAATCTCACTTTTGAAATTAGGCAAAGAAATAAGAAGTATAGttgaatcaaaaattataaattcaaatcttaTAATACAGAAATAG
- the PRP31 gene encoding U4/U6-U5 snRNP complex subunit PRP31 (similar to Saccharomyces cerevisiae PRP31 (YGR091W); ancestral locus Anc_3.429): protein MSDLGEDEEDFLNDLEADLGGDVDEVDSEEQDEEAVIDVPIIGKDVAEEEDDLQFLDSLVRKFTPVISANSLFEKQHVETLSIIYEKHQRINSIISSQNIQFSSLLPRLNEITHIIKHELQKIYHYLRFLYSKKFNELDTITSSQLQYARIVKIFESHQDLSSGELNNLFENEAKLTKEQIIVLNISMKSSFDISFKLDHQKQKEILKSTDMITTLSALQELITHYITSNISHIAPNLCALIGSQIAALLISHAGSILDLSQIPSCNLASIGKSKHQSHELHTSLSGVRQEGYIYDCDLIQDQPSENHKQMLRMVCAKASLAARVDAGSKTHKGDGTLGQNWKNELLEKIQKLKEPPNQSAVKPLPIPEDKPKKKRAGRKFRKYKQQFELSHLRQLQNRMEFGNQEQTTLDAFGEEIGMGMATSSVQNAMGSASLKGLSVNNSAKMTKVMKRRLKDAEYQSNAYMVSLTSDNVDNPEFKKQKPNNDTDTDWYSHHR from the coding sequence ATGTCTGATTTGggtgaagatgaagaagattttttgaatgatCTTGAAGCCGATCTGGGGGGAGATGTCGATGAAGTAGATTCtgaagaacaagatgaaGAGGCAGTTATTGATGTACCAATCATAGGTAAAGATGTAgcagaagaagaggatgaTTTACAATTTTTAGATTCACTGGTGCGAAAATTTACACCTGTCATATCCGCAAATAGCTTGTTTGAAAAACAACATGTGGAAACCCTATCAATTATATATGAGAAGCATCAAAGAATAAACTCCATCATATCATCACAAAATATTCAGTTCAGTTCATTACTCCCTCgtttaaatgaaattacacatataataaaacatgaattacaaaaaatttatcattactTGCGTTTTTTGTATAGCAAAAAGTTCAATGAATTAGACACCATCACATCCTCTCAGTTACAGTATGCTCGTATCGttaaaatttttgaatCGCATCAAGACCTCTCATCAGGAGAACTTAATAACTTATTCGAAAATGAAGCCAAACTGACCAAGGAACAAATCATTGTgctaaatatttcaatgaaatccTCATTCGATATATCATTTAAGTTAGATCACCAAAAGCAAAAGGAAATATTAAAGTCAACCGATATGATAACTACGCTCTCTGCTTTGCAAGAATTGATAACCCATTATATTACATCAAATATTAGTCACATTGCCCCTAATTTATGTGCACTAATTGGATCCCAAATCGCGgctttattaatatctCATGCTGGTAGTATATTAGATCTGAGCCAAATACCAAGTTGTAATCTGGCATCTATTGGAAAAAGTAAACACCAGTCTCATGAGCTACATACGTCGTTAAGTGGTGTACGACAAGAAGGATATATTTATGATTGCGACTTAATCCAAGACCAACCATCTGAAAATCATAAGCAAATGTTGAGAATGGTTTGTGCCAAAGCATCGCTAGCTGCAAGAGTTGATGCAGGGAGTAAAACCCATAAAGGAGATGGTACATTAGGTCAGAACTGGAAGAATGAATTGCTCgagaaaattcaaaaacttAAAGAACCACCAAATCAATCAGCAGTGAAACCATTGCCAATTCCTGAGGATAAgccaaagaagaaaagagcTGGCCGGAAGTTTAGGAAGTATAAGCAACAGTTTGAGTTGTCACATCTTCGTCAATTACAGAATAGAATGGAATTTGGAAACCAAGAGCAAACAACTTTGGATGCCTTTGGAGAAGAAATTGGGATGGGGATGGCTACTTCATCTGTTCAGAATGCTATGGGCTCAGCTAGTTTAAAGGGCCTATCGGTAAACAATTCAGCAAAAATGACAAAGGTGATGAAGCGGAGATTAAAAGATGCTGAATATCAATCAAATGCATATATGGTATCTTTGACTTCTGATAATGTTGATAATCCTGAATTTAAGAAACAAAAGCCAAATAACGATACTGACACAGATTGGTATTCGCATCATAGATAA
- the DRN1 gene encoding Drn1p (similar to Saccharomyces cerevisiae YGR093W; ancestral locus Anc_3.431), with product MAESKILVVHANKNNAEAVFQKLRKLNIKSGPFANIFVLGDIQSIIPDIDIEGLSTIFTISSGNDDRTNEIKTNLIELNGFGVYELSNKLRIGYIGLNESQLKEQNTEINEKFNKVKQPVDIFITREWSMDIAKLKGKLSGNKTIDAIAKKLQPKYHFTYSDPVAFFELDPFKWDSSERITRFINIAEFGSPAKWAYAFNIKIQSEDDDEDDDDESVPDNLISNPYETMPSKKRPLEKEIEDANKGLDRKSALVKKARTVLPSSCHFCFTNPNLEDHMILSISNNAYVTIAKGPLTVPHGEMDFSGHCLIIPIEHIPKLNFKIDSSTTSTDTATNNIFASPLALDFQTYERSLVSMNYKKFDMCTIVFEINSDRSIHFHKQVLPIPKYLIMKFQEALDRQVYINNEKFTRNRKLELETFESSLDEKYMELVNDSSSNYLQFTVYETPETDPKIYVARFNSEDRIDLQFGRRVIAFLLRLPKRVKWDSQICQQTKEQEIKEVEKFQKAYKDYDTSESK from the coding sequence ATGGCTGAATCAAAAATTCTTGTGGTTCACGCCAATAAAAATAACGCAGAAGCAGTCTTCCAAAAGCTGaggaaattgaatataaaatCAGGTCCATTTgcaaatatttttgttttaggAGATATTCAATCCATTATTCCAGACATAGATATCGAAGGACTATCAACTATATTTACTATTTCATCTGGCAATGATGATAGAACCAATGAAATCaaaacaaatttaattgaGTTGAATGGATTCGGTGTTTAcgaattatcaaataaactACGAATTGGATATATAGGTTTGAATGAGAGCcaattgaaagaacaaaataCAGAAATAAATGagaaatttaataaagtgAAACAACCGGTcgatatttttattacaaGAGAATGGAGTATGGACATTGCGAAACTTAAAGGTAAACTATCAGGaaataaaacaattgaTGCTATAGCGAAGAAGTTACAACCAAAATACCATTTTACATATTCAGATCCCGTTGCATTTTTTGAGTTGGATCCTTTTAAATGGGACTCTTCagaaagaattacaagattCATCAATATCGCTGAATTTGGGTCCCCAGCCAAATGGGCATATGCTTTTAACATCAAAATACAATCGGAGGAcgacgatgaagatgacgatgatgaatcTGTCCCTGATAATCTAATCTCCAATCCATATGAAACTATGCCTAGTAAAAAGAGGCCattagaaaaagaaattgaagacGCAAATAAAGGACTAGATAGGAAATCAGCTTTAGTAAAGAAGGCGAGAACAGTTTTACCAAGTTCCTGCCATTTTTGCTTCACAAACCCAAATCTTGAAGACCACAtgattttatcaattaGCAATAACGCATATGTTACAATTGCGAAAGGTCCTCTAACCGTGCCTCATGGAGAGATGGATTTTTCAGGTCATTGTTTGATAATACCAATAGAACATATTCCTAaattaaatttcaaaatagaTTCCTCTACTACTTCTACTGACACCGCTACAAACAATATATTTGCATCTCCTTTAGCATTGGATTTCCAAACATACGAGAGATCGCTTGTTTCTatgaattacaagaaatttGACATGTGTACAATTGTGTTCGAAATAAATTCAGATAGATCCATTCATTTCCATAAACAAGTACTACCAATTCCAAagtatttaataatgaaatttcaagaaGCTCTTGACAGACaagtatatattaataatgaaaaattcacGAGAAATCGTAAATTGGAACTCGAAACTTTTGAGTCCTCATTAGATGAGAAATATATGGAACTTGTTAACGATTCTAGTAGTAATTATTTACAATTTACTGTGTACGAGACACCAGAAACGGACCCGAAGATATACGTTGCGAGATTCAATTCTGAAGACAGGATTGATTTACAATTTGGGAGAAGAGTAATTGCGTTTTTGTTACGTCTTCCGAAAAGAGTTAAATGGGATTCACAAATTTGTCAACAAACCaaggaacaagaaattaaagaggttgaaaaatttcaaaaagcTTATAAGGATTATGATACTTCAGAATCCAAGTAA
- the DBF2 gene encoding serine/threonine-protein kinase DBF2 (similar to Saccharomyces cerevisiae DBF2 (YGR092W) and DBF20 (YPR111W); ancestral locus Anc_3.430) — translation MLPISEKKIDTLTGNMNQLSFDTTTDSQQYNGPGNAVNTRNILSTPSKYRGNRMQGSPRNPNVSLYGNGNGEDSKMDIDGISLDGVDISKSPKKLPNGFYEKAAHNNTQRVVSVCKMYFLDYYCDMFDYVISRRQRTKKVLEYLEHKRAQNMSDQTLNMEWNGYIQQEHDVLRKRRLKPKHKDFEMITQVGQGGYGQVYLARKRDTNEVCALKILNKKLLFKLNETNHVLTERDILTTTRSEWLVKLLYAFQDTQSLYLAMEFVPGGDFRTLLINTRYLKSAHARFYISEMFCAVNALHELGYTHRDLKPENFLIDAKGHIKLTDFGLAAGTISNERIHSMKIRLEEVKNLEFPAFKEKSIEDRRKIYHKLRENEVNYANSMVGSPDYMALEVLEGKKYDFTVDYWSLGCMLFESLVSYTPFSGSTTNETYENLRQWKRTLRRPRLDNGRPAFSDRTWDFITRLIADPLNRLRSFEHVKRMAYFADIDFNTLRQISPPFIPQLDNEVDAGYFDDFTNEADMAKYADVFKRQNKLSAMVDDSAVDSKLVGFTFRHRNGKQGSSGILFNGMEHSDPFATFY, via the coding sequence ATGCTACCAATATCGGAAAAGAAGATCGATACTCTAACTGGGAATATGAACCAATTAAGTTTTGATACTACTACGGATAGTCAGCAATACAATGGTCCCGGAAACGCGGTTAACACTAGAAATATCTTATCTACTCCTTCAAAATACAGAGGAAACAGAATGCAAGGATCACCTCGAAACCCCAATGTGTCACTATATGGTAACGGGAATGGTGAAGATTCCAAAATGGATATTGATGGAATTTCACTAGATGGCGTTGATATAAGTAAATCGCCTAAGAAATTACCCAACGGATTTTACGAGAAGGCAGCTCATAATAATACCCAGAGAGTCGTTAGTGTTTGCAAAATGTATTTCttagattattattgtgATATGTTTGATTATGTAATTAGTAGAAGACAACGTACTAAGAAAgttttggaatatttggAACATAAGAGGGCTCAAAATATGTCAGATCAAACCTTAAATATGGAATGGAACGGTTATATACAGCAAGAACATGATGTATTGAGGAAGAGACGGTTAAAGCCAAAACATAAAGATTTCGAAATGATTACACAAGTCGGACAAGGTGGATACGGTCAAGTTTATTTGGCAAGGAAAAGGGATACCAATGAAGTTTGCGCTCTAAAGATACTGAACAAAAAACTGTTatttaaattgaatgaaacaAATCATGTGTTAACTGAGAGAGATATCTTAACGACAACTCGATCGGAGTGGTTAGTTAAATTACTGTATGCATTCCAAGACACACAAAGTTTATATTTGGCAATGGAATTTGTCCCAGGCGGTGATTTCCGTACGTTATTGATTAATACCAGGTATTTGAAGAGTGCGCATGCGAGGTTCTATATCAGTGAAATGTTCTGTGCAGTAAATGCCTTACACGAATTAGGTTATACACATAGAGATTTGAAACCAgaaaattttctaattgaCGCTAAGGGTCATATTAAATTAACAGATTTTGGTTTAGCTGCAGGTACTATATCGAATGAACGAATTCATAGTATGAAGATAAGGTTAGAAGAAGTGAAAAATCTGGAATTTCCAGCATTCAAAGAGAAATCCATTGAAgatagaagaaaaatatatcataaaTTAAGAGAAAATGAAGTAAATTATGCGAACTCAATGGTCGGTTCACCAGATTATATGGCACTAGAAGTGTTGGAAGgcaaaaaatatgattttaCAGTTGATTATTGGTCATTAGGTTGTATGCTATTTGAAAGTTTGGTTAGTTATACTCCCTTCAGCGGTTCTACTACTAACGAAACTTATGAAAATTTAAGACAATGGAAAAGGACATTAAGGAGACCACGTTTAGATAACGGTAGACCAGCATTCTCTGACAGAACATGGGACTTCATTACAAGGTTAATTGCAGATCCTTTAAATAGGTTGAGATCTTTTGAACATGTTAAGAGAATGGCATATTTTGCCGATATAGATTTCAATACCTTGAGACAAATATCGCCACCGTTTATTCCACAATTAGACAATGAAGTTGATGCAGGCTACTTTGATGATTTTACAAACGAAGCTGATATGGCCAAATATGCAGACGTATTTAAAAgacaaaataaattatcagCAATGGTTGACGATTCTGCAGTTGATTCTAAATTGGTTGGGTTCACTTTCAGACATAGAAACGGGAAACAAGGGTCTAGTGGTATCCTATTCAATGGAATGGAACATTCAGATCCATTTGCCACTTTTTATTAG
- the VAS1 gene encoding valine--tRNA ligase (similar to Saccharomyces cerevisiae VAS1 (YGR094W); ancestral locus Anc_3.433), translated as MLQSYTRIPIRRPVNPSTLIRALNQCYPYSTSNSYNHIIPPPPTLKPFPKAYNPELVEQKWYDWWLQTRAFEPEFTADGKIKPEGLFCIPAPPPNITGALHIGHALTISIQDSLVRYYRMKGKTVLFLPGFDHAGIATQSVVEKQIWRQERKTKYDYGREEFVKKVWDWKEIYHEKIKNQVKQLGASYDWIREAFTLDPKLSSAVVEAFVRLHDEGVIYRALRLVNWSTKLSTTISNLEVDNRIIPGRTLIPVPGYEKKIEFGVLTYFAYRVAGSNNGEQLIVATTRPETIHGDTAVAIHPDDPRYIHLHGKSVQHPFLDKKLPIILDDKIVDMGFGTGAVKITPGHDFNDYEVSTRHDIDVVNILTEDGKLNSNCGPKWAGMKRFDAREKIIEDLKELGLFIKQEGHEMTIPICSRSGDIIEPMLKPQWWVSQKQLAKDAMDVIKKGEIKMWSNRTKSEYLRWLENIHDWCISRQLWWGHRCPVYFVNIENKDNSREDGNYWIAGRSHDEALIKAKKKFPSEKFTLEQDEDVLDTWFSSALWPFSTLGWPQKTKDMEQFYPFSILETGWDILFFWVTRMILLGIKLTGSVPFKEVYCHSLIRDSQGRKMSKSLGNVIDPLDIIHGVTLKELNAKTVNSNLSEKEVKRVIREQQKIYSRGIPQCGTDALRFTLCAYTTGARDINLDLLRVEGYRRFCNKIYQATNFAISRLNNNYIPKLNNKNLTECHRLVEKWSLYQMNNCAKVMNESFEERNFLTGTTAIYQYWYMICDVYIEYFKSLHHTNDAIKMDLAKDVLYELIKNGLKMIHPFMPYISEELWQRITRNGEFEKCVTITKASYPIYDPTIANYFADAQIYDVILNTTKAIRSLLSEYNIIKNGQIYISVQDDDETTSAFVMEKEALVSMIKGLSDIAILSNSSENIVLNDCVMKSVNDKVKIYLLVKGQYEDIRKEIEKNQKKLKKLEGIKENLKRTLSNSEFLKKATMEVQRINKEKLTNIQGQILGLQTTVNNLKRFQDDR; from the coding sequence ATGCTTCAATCCTATACACGAATACCTATAAGACGGCCTGTGAATCCATCTACATTGATACGAGCTCTAAACCAATGTTATCCTTATTCCACTTCAAATAGTTACAATCATATTATACCACCTCCTCCTACACTGAAACCATTTCCCAAGGCATATAATCCAGAACTAGTAGAGCAAAAATGGTATGACTGGTGGCTTCAAACTCGAGCATTCGAACCTGAATTCACCGCAGACGGTAAAATAAAACCAGAAGGATTATTTTGTATTCCTGCTCCTCCACCAAATATAACTGGTGCGTTACATATTGGCCATGCTTTAACTATATCTATACAAGATTCATTAGTACGGTATTATCGAATGAAAGGCAAGACTGTCCTGTTTTTGCCCGGATTTGATCATGCTGGTATCGCTACACAATCTGTTGTTGAGAAGCAAATTTGGAGACAAGAGAGGAAAACTAAGTATGATTACGGTAGAGAGGAATTTGTTAAAAAGGTTTGGGATTGGAAGGAAATTTATCATGAAAAGATAAAGAATCAAGTGAAGCAATTAGGTGCTTCTTATGATTGGATTAGAGAAGCATTCACCTTGGATCCAAAGTTATCAAGTGCAGTTGTGGAAGCTTTCGTAAGGTTACATGATGAAGGTGTTATATACCGTGCATTGAGGTTAGTCAATTGGTCTACTAAATTGAGTacaacaatttcaaatctagAAGTGGATAACAGGATAATTCCTGGAAGAACGTTAATTCCTGTTCCTGgatatgaaaaaaaaattgaatttggtGTCCTGACATATTTTGCCTACCGTGTAGCAGGGAGTAATAATGGCGAACAACTGATTGTAGCTACAACAAGACCTGAAACAATACATGGTGATACTGCAGTAGCAATTCATCCAGATGATCCTCGCTATATACACTTGCATGGTAAATCCGTTCAACATCCTTTCTTAGATAAAAAATTACCTATTATATTGGACGATAAAATTGTTGACATGGGATTTGGCACAGGTGCTGTGAAAATTACACCTGGCCatgatttcaatgattATGAAGTTTCTACTCGCCACGATATCGATGtagtaaatattttaactGAAGATGGGAAATTAAATTCTAATTGTGGTCCCAAATGGGCTGGCATGAAGAGATTTGACGCcagagaaaaaataattgaagatttgaaagaacTAGGATTATTTATCAAACAAGAAGGACATGAAATGACCATTCCAATATGTTCAAGATCTGGGGATATCATCGAACCTATGTTGAAGCCCCAATGGTGGGTTTCTCAAAAACAATTGGCTAAAGATGCAATGGATGTTATTAAAAAAGGTGAGATTAAAATGTGGTCGAACCGAACCAAATCAGAATATCTTCGCTGgttagaaaatattcaCGATTGGTGTATTTCAAGACAATTATGGTGGGGACATCGATGCCCTGTTTATTTTGTGaatatagaaaataaagataattcAAGAGAAGATGGTAATTATTGGATCGCTGGTAGATCACATGATGAAGCTTTAATTAAggcaaagaagaaatttccCAGTGAAAAATTCACGCTGgaacaagatgaagatgtATTGGATACATGGTTTTCTTCTGCATTATGGCCATTTTCGACTTTGGGCTGGCCTCAAAAGACGAAAGATATGGAACAATTTTATCCTTTCTCTATATTAGAAACAGGTTGggatattttattcttttggGTAACTCGTATGATATTACTAGGTATTAAATTAACAGGATCTGTGCCTTTCAAAGAAGTTTATTGTCATTCGTTGATACGTGATAGCCAAGGGCGTAAAATGTCAAAATCATTGGGTAACGTCATTGATCCCCTAGATATTATTCATGGTGTAACGCTAAAGGAATTGAATGCCAAAACTGTAAATAGTAATTTATCAGAAAAGGAAGTGAAGCGTGTCATAAgagaacaacaaaagatatattCACGTGGTATACCACAATGTGGTACAGATGCCTTAAGGTTTACACTTTGTGCGTATACTACTGGGGCTAGGGATATCAATCTTGATCTGTTGAGAGTAGAAGGTTATAGGAGATTTTGTAACAAAATATACCAAGCTACTAATTTCGCTATATCaagattaaataataattatatccCCAAATTGAACAATAAAAACCTGACGGAATGTCACCGATTAGTTGAAAAATGGAGTTTAtatcaaatgaataattGTGCGAAAGTCATGAACGAAagttttgaagaaagaaattttcTCACAGGCACCACTGCTATTTACCAATATTGGTATATGATTTGTGATGTGTATATTGAATACTTCAAATCGTTACATCATACAAACGATGCTATAAAGATGGATTTAGCTAAGGATGTGCTATATgaattgataaagaatGGATTAAAGATGATTCATCCATTTATGCCTTACATTTCTGAGGAATTGTGGcaaagaattacaagaaatggggaatttgaaaaatgtgTTACAATTACGAAGGCATCGTACCCAATATACGACCCAACGATAGCAAATTATTTTGCAGACGCACAAATATATGATGTGATATTAAATACTACAAAAGCTATTCGTTCACTATTATctgaatataatattattaaaaatggTCAAATCTATATTAGTGTTCAAGACGATGATGAGACTACTTCTGCCTTCGTCATGGAGAAGGAAGCGTTGGTTTCTATGATAAAGGGCCTCTCTGATATAGCGATACTTTCAAATAGTTCAGAAAATATCGTTTTGAATGATTGTGTTATGAAGTCAGTCAATGATAAAGTAAAGATATACTTATTGGTGAAGGGACAGTACGAAGatattagaaaagaaatcgagaaaaatcaaaagaaactgaaaaaattggaagGGATAAAAGAAAACCTTAAGAGAACCTTATCGAACTCTGAGTTTCTGAAAAAAGCCACAATGGAAGTACAAAGAatcaataaagaaaagttgACTAATATTCAAGGTCAAATACTTGGCCTACAAACAACtgtaaataatttaaaaagGTTCCAAGACGATAGATAA